A stretch of Dietzia lutea DNA encodes these proteins:
- a CDS encoding rhodanese-like domain-containing protein: protein MTSRVPTATTATRSTATGGTVLTAAEYPAAVRAGALVVDIRSRAQRERQGVLAGAIAVEARPAVDLIDPRSAAPLAAVGEGREVVLVSDDGLDAELFALELHSRGVRGVRAVDGGHGALRAARALALLSDAEHLLRERSAISAH from the coding sequence ATGACTTCACGAGTCCCCACCGCCACCACCGCCACCCGTTCCACCGCCACCGGCGGCACGGTCCTCACCGCCGCCGAGTATCCCGCCGCCGTGCGGGCGGGCGCGCTGGTCGTGGACATCCGGTCCCGCGCGCAGCGCGAGCGTCAGGGCGTTCTCGCCGGCGCGATCGCCGTCGAGGCGCGACCCGCCGTGGACCTGATCGATCCCCGCTCGGCCGCGCCCCTCGCGGCCGTCGGTGAGGGGCGCGAGGTGGTCCTCGTCAGCGACGACGGCCTGGACGCCGAACTGTTCGCCCTCGAGCTCCACTCGCGCGGCGTGCGCGGGGTCCGCGCGGTGGACGGCGGTCACGGCGCGCTGCGCGCCGCCCGGGCACTCGCCCTGCTCTCGGACGCCGAGCACCTGCTGCGCGAGCGCTCCGCCATCTCCGCGCACTGA
- the panD gene encoding aspartate 1-decarboxylase translates to MQRTMLHSKIHRATVTQADLHYVGSCTIDADLMDAADLLEGQQIDIVDIDNGSRLTTYAITGERGSGVISINGAAAHLVHPGDLVIIIAYAQMDDAEARAYSPRVVFVDGENRMLTEGTDPADVPEGSGLKNPRVPEPAAV, encoded by the coding sequence ATGCAGCGCACCATGCTCCACTCCAAGATCCACCGTGCCACCGTTACCCAGGCCGACCTGCACTACGTCGGCTCCTGCACGATCGACGCCGACCTCATGGACGCCGCCGACCTGCTCGAGGGACAGCAGATCGACATCGTCGACATCGACAACGGCAGCCGTCTCACCACCTACGCCATCACCGGCGAGCGTGGCTCGGGGGTCATCAGCATCAACGGCGCCGCCGCGCACCTCGTCCACCCCGGCGACCTGGTCATCATCATCGCCTACGCCCAGATGGACGACGCCGAGGCCCGCGCCTACTCCCCGCGTGTCGTGTTCGTCGATGGCGAGAACCGCATGCTCACCGAGGGCACCGACCCGGCGGACGTCCCCGAGGGGTCGGGCCTGAAGAACCCACGCGTGCCCGAGCCGGCCGCCGTCTAG
- a CDS encoding TMEM175 family protein yields MEGAHAGREGDDDEVLRRESSEFDRGLSFFDAIYGFAVTLLIANVDLPGPEAWRDVGSLAESGLGQQLFGVVLSFVVICGLWRVNVRVFKALTGITGAMMVANLAAAGLVILVPFTTDAITHPETSDLALPTVLYALNIAGVAVAQAAVYQLGRTAGLERRPTSARENGARLAAAAVAPAVFLVSAVIALTLGAAVAQWSWLSLAVLLPLAGHLAERVRD; encoded by the coding sequence GTGGAGGGTGCGCACGCCGGTCGGGAGGGGGACGACGACGAGGTCCTGCGCCGCGAGTCGTCGGAGTTCGACCGCGGGCTGTCCTTCTTCGACGCCATCTACGGCTTCGCCGTGACGCTGCTCATCGCGAACGTCGACCTGCCCGGGCCGGAGGCGTGGCGCGACGTGGGTTCTCTGGCGGAGTCCGGCCTGGGACAGCAGCTCTTCGGTGTGGTGCTGAGCTTCGTGGTGATCTGCGGGCTGTGGCGTGTCAACGTGCGCGTGTTCAAGGCGCTGACCGGGATCACCGGGGCCATGATGGTCGCCAACCTCGCCGCCGCCGGACTGGTGATTCTCGTGCCGTTCACCACCGACGCGATCACGCATCCCGAGACGTCGGATCTCGCCCTGCCGACCGTGCTCTACGCGCTCAACATCGCGGGCGTCGCCGTCGCGCAGGCGGCCGTCTACCAGCTCGGGCGGACTGCCGGGCTCGAGCGGCGGCCCACGTCCGCGCGGGAGAACGGGGCCCGGCTGGCCGCCGCGGCGGTCGCGCCCGCCGTGTTCCTCGTCTCGGCAGTGATCGCCCTGACCCTCGGGGCGGCCGTCGCGCAGTGGTCGTGGTTGTCCCTGGCCGTGCTGCTACCGCTGGCCGGGCACCTCGCCGAGCGCGTGCGCGACTGA
- a CDS encoding type III pantothenate kinase has translation MLLTVDVGNTHIRLGVFHPGGGPLERTWSMRTSPAVTSDELALTIRGLLGDCAQELTGIAAMSVVPSVTGELRRMAADYWSQLPAVVVAPGVKTGVPLKVDNPREVGSDRVVNALAAHHLFDGPVVVVDVDTATTVDAVSARGELLGGAIAPGIDISVDALADRTALLRKIEVVRPRGALGKNTVAALQAGIVIGFAGQIDALVDRLRTDVDELADASVVLTGLRADVVAEESRTITDVEPELALEGLRLVFDRNC, from the coding sequence ATGCTGCTCACCGTCGACGTCGGTAACACCCACATCCGACTCGGCGTCTTCCACCCCGGCGGCGGCCCGCTCGAGCGCACCTGGAGCATGCGCACCTCCCCGGCGGTGACGTCCGACGAGCTCGCCCTGACGATCCGCGGACTACTGGGGGACTGCGCTCAGGAGCTCACCGGCATCGCCGCGATGTCGGTGGTCCCGTCGGTCACGGGCGAGCTCCGGAGGATGGCCGCCGACTACTGGTCGCAGCTGCCGGCCGTCGTCGTCGCGCCCGGGGTGAAGACCGGGGTGCCGCTCAAGGTCGACAATCCGCGGGAGGTGGGCTCGGACCGCGTGGTCAACGCGCTGGCCGCCCACCACCTGTTCGACGGGCCCGTCGTCGTCGTCGACGTCGACACGGCGACCACCGTCGACGCGGTCTCCGCGCGCGGCGAGCTGCTCGGCGGGGCGATCGCGCCGGGCATCGACATCTCCGTCGACGCCCTCGCCGACCGCACGGCCCTCCTGCGCAAGATCGAGGTCGTGCGGCCACGCGGCGCGCTAGGCAAGAACACCGTCGCCGCGCTGCAGGCGGGGATCGTGATCGGGTTCGCCGGCCAGATCGACGCCCTCGTCGACCGACTGCGCACCGACGTCGACGAGCTGGCCGACGCGTCGGTCGTGCTCACCGGGCTGCGCGCGGACGTCGTCGCGGAGGAGTCGCGGACCATCACCGACGTCGAGCCCGAGCTGGCGCTCGAGGGCCTGCGACTGGTGTTCGACCGCAACTGCTGA
- the lysS gene encoding lysine--tRNA ligase: MTDSTPAAPRAATGAPADDTPEQLRIRRDKRQRLLDSGEQAYPVEVPRTHGLAEIAANPRFAALEPGEETDVEVSVAGRVLFIRNTGKLCFVRLQDGIDPSADLSAPVPEGESGPLTPQLQAMLSLANVGQERLDAWKQDVDLGDHVSVTGRVVRSKRGELSVMADEWVLAAKSLRPLPVAHKELSEDTRVRQRYTDLIMRDTARRNALTRIKVVRALRDALERRGFLEVETPMLQTLHGGAAARPFVTHSNALDLDLYLRIAPELYLKRCVVGGIERVFEINRNFRNEGVDSSHSPEFAMLETYQAYGDYDTSATMIREVIQEVATAVFGSTTVTLADGTEYDLGGQWREMRMYPSLNEALRATHPELAGADGEDVVTVDSTVEELTGLAGKVGLEVPGGKGWLHGKLVEELWEHLCADQLEGPVFVRDFPVETSPLTRDHRTDRGVTEKWDLYVRGFELATGYSELVDPVIQRQRFEDQARLAAAGDDEAMVLDEDFLAAMEQGMPPTTGLGMGIDRLLMALTGLGIRETILFPMVKPLPRD, translated from the coding sequence GTGACCGACTCGACTCCCGCCGCGCCCCGGGCCGCCACCGGTGCGCCCGCCGACGACACCCCTGAGCAGCTGCGTATCCGCCGCGACAAGCGGCAGCGCCTCCTCGACTCGGGGGAGCAGGCGTACCCCGTCGAGGTCCCCCGCACCCACGGGCTCGCCGAGATCGCCGCGAACCCTCGCTTCGCCGCGCTGGAGCCGGGGGAGGAGACCGACGTCGAGGTGTCGGTGGCCGGCCGGGTGTTGTTCATCCGCAACACCGGCAAGCTGTGCTTCGTCCGCCTCCAGGACGGGATCGACCCGTCGGCGGACCTGTCCGCCCCGGTGCCGGAGGGTGAATCCGGGCCGCTGACCCCGCAGCTGCAGGCCATGCTGTCCCTGGCCAACGTGGGCCAGGAGCGGCTCGACGCGTGGAAGCAGGACGTCGACCTCGGCGACCACGTCTCGGTGACGGGCCGCGTGGTGCGGTCCAAGCGCGGCGAGCTGTCGGTGATGGCCGACGAGTGGGTGCTGGCCGCCAAGTCCCTGCGCCCGCTGCCGGTCGCGCACAAGGAGCTGAGCGAGGACACGCGCGTCCGCCAGCGCTACACCGACCTCATCATGCGCGACACCGCGCGCCGCAACGCGCTGACGCGGATCAAGGTCGTGCGCGCGCTGCGTGACGCGCTGGAGAGGCGCGGCTTCCTCGAGGTGGAGACGCCGATGCTGCAGACGCTGCACGGCGGCGCCGCGGCCCGGCCGTTCGTCACCCACTCCAACGCGCTGGACCTCGACCTGTACCTGCGCATCGCGCCCGAGCTGTACCTCAAGCGCTGCGTGGTGGGCGGGATCGAGCGCGTCTTCGAGATCAACCGCAACTTCCGCAACGAGGGCGTGGACTCCTCCCACAGCCCGGAGTTCGCGATGCTGGAGACGTACCAGGCGTACGGCGACTACGACACGTCCGCCACGATGATCCGCGAGGTCATCCAGGAGGTCGCCACCGCGGTGTTCGGCTCGACCACGGTCACGCTCGCCGACGGTACCGAGTACGACCTGGGCGGTCAGTGGCGCGAGATGCGCATGTACCCGTCGCTCAACGAGGCGCTGCGCGCCACGCACCCCGAGCTGGCGGGAGCCGACGGCGAGGACGTCGTCACCGTCGACTCCACCGTGGAGGAGCTCACGGGACTGGCCGGGAAGGTCGGGCTGGAGGTCCCCGGTGGCAAGGGGTGGCTGCACGGCAAGCTCGTCGAGGAGCTGTGGGAGCACCTGTGTGCCGACCAGCTCGAGGGGCCCGTGTTCGTCCGTGACTTCCCCGTCGAGACCTCTCCACTGACTCGCGACCACCGCACCGACCGCGGCGTGACCGAGAAATGGGACCTCTACGTCCGCGGATTCGAGCTGGCGACGGGCTACTCGGAGCTCGTCGATCCGGTCATCCAGCGTCAGCGCTTCGAGGACCAGGCCCGCCTGGCCGCGGCCGGGGACGACGAGGCGATGGTGCTGGACGAGGATTTCCTCGCCGCGATGGAGCAGGGCATGCCGCCGACCACCGGGCTGGGGATGGGGATCGACCGGCTGCTCATGGCGCTGACCGGGCTGGGCATCCGCGAGACGATCCTGTTCCCCATGGTCAAGCCGCTGCCGCGGGATTGA
- a CDS encoding DUF6779 domain-containing protein has protein sequence MSSDGAMDKPRSARPARGDDRGLASIALGVLLVLALIATVVMVFSDNPVWMRIGTLSALWAAFIGAFLVARYRRQAAAEAARVRDLHTVYELQLEREISARREHELVVEKELRASVRAETEDSVLALRQEIAALREQLSALGVSLPEDRFAVGGPGAAGQLGARSSLPSVPSERVAPRRRTPGMTPPRVGARTSADTESSGEKTTSDRPGQSAPFTRSTQPGSPSSPTEPSPTEPSVAGVGPDATPSTERTERLSPVAGRGAAADSPTGESRRPAVRPVAGQPSRDPSSSGPAAAPKTGSKPAPQTEPKRESAAKAESTSEPRRTSEPAPASAPGPASQPASESAPSSRHGEGRGLSVAELMARLGEGDAPKPSHRRRRAED, from the coding sequence ATGAGTTCCGACGGCGCGATGGACAAGCCCCGGTCAGCTCGCCCCGCGCGCGGCGACGATCGCGGACTGGCGAGCATCGCTCTGGGGGTGCTGCTGGTCCTGGCGCTCATCGCCACAGTCGTCATGGTCTTCTCCGACAACCCGGTGTGGATGCGGATCGGGACACTGTCCGCCCTGTGGGCGGCGTTCATCGGGGCGTTCCTCGTGGCGCGCTACCGCAGGCAGGCCGCGGCCGAGGCCGCCCGGGTCCGGGACCTGCACACCGTCTACGAGCTCCAGCTCGAGCGTGAGATCTCGGCCCGCCGGGAGCACGAACTGGTGGTGGAGAAGGAGCTGCGCGCCAGCGTCCGCGCCGAGACCGAGGACTCGGTGCTCGCGCTGCGTCAGGAGATCGCCGCGCTGCGCGAGCAGCTGTCGGCGCTGGGGGTCAGCCTCCCCGAGGACCGCTTCGCCGTGGGCGGCCCGGGCGCCGCCGGGCAGCTCGGCGCGCGATCGTCCCTGCCGTCCGTCCCGTCGGAGCGGGTCGCGCCCCGCCGTCGTACCCCCGGGATGACGCCGCCGCGGGTCGGCGCGAGGACCTCCGCTGACACGGAATCGTCCGGGGAGAAGACGACCTCCGACCGGCCCGGCCAGTCCGCGCCGTTCACGCGGTCGACGCAGCCGGGGAGTCCCTCGTCGCCGACCGAGCCGTCCCCGACAGAGCCGTCGGTGGCCGGGGTCGGGCCGGATGCCACCCCGAGCACCGAGCGCACCGAGCGGCTCTCCCCGGTCGCCGGACGTGGGGCCGCCGCGGACTCGCCGACCGGTGAGTCGCGTCGCCCCGCCGTGCGCCCCGTGGCCGGGCAGCCGTCCCGTGACCCGAGCTCGAGCGGCCCGGCGGCCGCGCCGAAGACCGGGTCGAAGCCTGCTCCGCAGACAGAGCCGAAGCGCGAGTCCGCTGCGAAGGCCGAATCGACGTCCGAGCCGCGGCGCACGTCGGAGCCCGCGCCGGCGTCGGCTCCCGGGCCCGCGTCCCAGCCCGCCTCCGAGTCGGCGCCGTCGAGCCGCCACGGCGAGGGCCGCGGCTTGTCGGTGGCCGAACTCATGGCACGTCTGGGGGAGGGCGACGCGCCCAAGCCGAGCCATCGCCGGCGCCGCGCGGAGGACTGA
- the ygiD gene encoding 4,5-DOPA dioxygenase extradiol produces MSPSPARQPAVFIGHGVPLNALEVNEWTRYWAALGDSLPERPRAVLAVSAHWYINATAVTAMSSPRTIHDFFGFPRELNEFEYPAAGAPELAAEVAEVVKPTWVGADLDSWGLDHGTWSVLAHVFPDADVPVAQLSVDATKPASYHFELGTKLAALRDSGVLVLASGNVVHNLGAVDPSRGNAGTDWAHRFDDHAQDLLTSRPEDALALLEHPDAQASVPTADHFLPLLYTAGMAAGTGETLDAFSKGYAWGSVSMTSYRSAA; encoded by the coding sequence ATGTCCCCCTCACCCGCCCGCCAGCCCGCCGTCTTCATCGGCCACGGCGTCCCCCTCAACGCCCTCGAGGTCAACGAGTGGACCCGCTACTGGGCCGCGCTCGGCGACTCGCTCCCCGAGCGCCCCCGGGCGGTGCTGGCCGTCTCGGCGCACTGGTACATCAACGCCACCGCCGTCACCGCGATGAGTTCACCGCGCACCATCCACGACTTCTTCGGCTTCCCCCGCGAGCTCAACGAGTTCGAATACCCCGCCGCCGGCGCACCCGAGCTCGCGGCCGAGGTGGCCGAGGTCGTCAAGCCGACCTGGGTGGGCGCCGACCTGGACTCGTGGGGCCTCGACCACGGGACATGGTCGGTGCTCGCACACGTCTTCCCCGACGCCGACGTGCCGGTCGCCCAGTTGTCGGTCGACGCCACCAAGCCGGCGAGCTACCACTTCGAGCTGGGCACGAAGCTGGCCGCGCTCCGCGACTCCGGCGTGCTGGTCCTGGCCAGCGGCAACGTCGTGCACAACCTCGGCGCGGTCGACCCGTCTCGCGGCAACGCCGGCACCGACTGGGCGCACCGCTTCGACGACCACGCCCAGGACCTGCTGACCTCGCGGCCCGAGGACGCCCTCGCGTTGCTCGAGCATCCGGACGCGCAGGCGTCCGTGCCGACCGCCGACCACTTCCTGCCCCTGCTGTACACGGCCGGGATGGCCGCCGGGACCGGCGAGACGCTCGACGCCTTCAGCAAGGGCTACGCGTGGGGCTCGGTGTCCATGACCAGCTACCGCTCCGCGGCCTGA
- the panC gene encoding pantoate--beta-alanine ligase encodes MTSTTYAVRTAVPGRPATGYNRGELTVHHDPSTLSAVTESLRKVGRQVTFVPTMGALHEGHLALVEAARRTPGSVVVVSIFVNPLQFGPGEDLDAYPRTLDEDVARLADAGVELVFAPSAAAMYPEGPRTTLQPGPTGEILDGAARPGHFAGMLTVVNKLFNIVRPHQAFFGEKDYQQLVLIRQMVADLDMDVRVVGVPTVRESDGLAMSSRNRYLSADERELATVLNAALVAGTFAAKGGRQSVVDAARAVLGERPQISVDYLELRGADLGEPPEEGPGRLLVAARIGTTRLIDNVGVAIGTGFLAAAEATVAAQQAEMAEDLKEGL; translated from the coding sequence ATGACCTCCACGACGTATGCGGTGCGCACCGCGGTGCCCGGCCGTCCCGCCACCGGCTACAACCGCGGCGAGCTGACCGTCCACCACGACCCGTCCACCTTGAGCGCGGTCACCGAGTCGCTGCGCAAGGTCGGCAGGCAGGTCACGTTCGTGCCCACCATGGGTGCGCTCCACGAGGGCCACCTCGCGCTGGTCGAGGCCGCCCGGCGGACCCCCGGCTCGGTCGTGGTCGTGTCGATCTTCGTCAACCCGCTGCAGTTCGGCCCCGGCGAGGACCTCGACGCCTACCCGCGGACGCTGGACGAGGACGTCGCCCGCCTCGCCGACGCCGGCGTCGAGCTGGTCTTCGCGCCCAGCGCCGCCGCGATGTACCCCGAGGGCCCGCGGACGACGCTGCAGCCGGGCCCGACGGGCGAGATCCTCGACGGCGCGGCCCGCCCCGGCCACTTCGCCGGGATGCTCACCGTGGTGAACAAGCTGTTCAACATCGTCCGACCGCACCAGGCGTTCTTCGGCGAGAAGGACTACCAGCAGCTCGTGCTCATCCGTCAGATGGTGGCGGATCTCGACATGGACGTCCGCGTCGTCGGGGTGCCGACCGTCCGCGAGTCCGACGGTCTGGCCATGAGCTCCCGCAACCGCTACCTCTCCGCCGACGAGCGGGAACTCGCCACCGTTCTCAACGCCGCCCTGGTCGCCGGGACGTTCGCGGCGAAGGGCGGACGGCAGTCCGTCGTCGACGCCGCCCGCGCGGTCCTGGGCGAGCGTCCCCAGATCTCCGTGGACTACCTCGAGCTGCGGGGAGCCGACCTCGGCGAACCGCCGGAGGAGGGCCCCGGCCGGCTCCTCGTCGCCGCCCGTATCGGGACCACCAGACTCATCGACAACGTCGGGGTGGCCATCGGCACCGGCTTCCTCGCCGCCGCCGAGGCCACCGTCGCCGCCCAGCAGGCCGAGATGGCCGAAGACCTGAAGGAAGGCCTGTAG
- a CDS encoding Rossmann-like and DUF2520 domain-containing protein, with translation MSDHGVTGTPPARLSIGLVSAGRVGTAVGAALERRGHVVSALVARSERSRDLAARRLPEARIADPAAVAAAGELLILAVPDAALPGVVADLAEADAFRPGHIVVHVAGAVGAEVLRPAADAGAVVVAAHPAMTFTGGSADVDRMEGCSWALTSPDEVGLVVGQMLVMETGGLPVTVAESHRALYHAALAHGANHLVTLVNDAAEALAASFSVLPGGAVEGDPDGMLGADAEALARRTLEPLLRAALDNVLASGDAALTGPVMRGDAVTVSRHLDALEDVDGGIATGYRALALRTADRVGAGPDVTDLLAPDLTEQLR, from the coding sequence ATGTCCGACCACGGCGTCACCGGAACACCCCCTGCCCGCCTGTCCATAGGCCTCGTGTCCGCCGGCCGGGTGGGCACCGCCGTCGGAGCCGCCCTCGAGCGCCGCGGCCACGTCGTGTCCGCGCTGGTCGCGCGCTCCGAGCGCTCGCGCGACCTCGCCGCGCGCCGCCTCCCCGAAGCCCGCATCGCCGATCCCGCCGCGGTCGCGGCGGCCGGCGAACTCCTCATCCTCGCCGTGCCGGACGCCGCACTCCCCGGCGTCGTGGCCGACCTCGCCGAGGCGGACGCGTTCAGGCCCGGCCACATCGTCGTCCACGTCGCGGGCGCGGTCGGCGCCGAGGTCCTGCGCCCGGCTGCCGACGCCGGCGCGGTGGTCGTGGCGGCCCACCCGGCCATGACCTTCACCGGCGGTTCGGCCGACGTCGACCGCATGGAGGGCTGCTCGTGGGCGCTGACCTCGCCGGACGAGGTCGGCCTCGTGGTGGGCCAGATGCTGGTCATGGAGACCGGCGGCCTGCCCGTCACGGTCGCCGAGTCCCACCGCGCGCTGTATCACGCGGCCCTCGCCCACGGCGCGAACCACCTGGTCACCCTCGTCAACGACGCGGCCGAGGCGCTCGCGGCCTCGTTCTCCGTCTTGCCCGGCGGGGCGGTCGAGGGCGATCCCGACGGCATGCTCGGCGCGGACGCGGAGGCGCTCGCCCGCCGGACGCTGGAGCCGCTGCTGCGGGCGGCCCTCGACAACGTCCTGGCCTCCGGCGACGCCGCGTTGACGGGGCCCGTGATGCGTGGGGACGCCGTCACCGTCTCCCGCCACCTCGACGCCCTCGAGGACGTCGACGGCGGCATCGCCACCGGGTACCGGGCACTCGCCCTGCGCACAGCCGACCGCGTGGGCGCCGGCCCCGACGTGACCGACCTGTTGGCCCCCGACCTCACGGAGCAGCTTCGATGA
- the glsA gene encoding glutaminase A — protein MTDISADLLAEILDEVRDDTSGELVPHLGDYEHPSPDALALAVCDMDGQITSAGDDELLFDLQSASKPFVYALALDQKGVDEVADRIGVEPSGEAFNEISLEEGTGRAPNALVNAGALAAHALVGDADDDEESRFEQIRGLFTRLVGREVEVDEEIVEIESRSANRNQALAHLLAEAGSLARDPHEVVSGYSHQCAIRVDSRELAHMAAVLANRGQALGSDEQIVGHRAARYANSVMFTCGMYDAAGDWVYQVGLPAKSGVSGCLFAVVPGRLGVAAFSPRLDGHGNSVRAAAAIEELSDRLHLHVLDEVGGYGFDPAA, from the coding sequence ATGACGGACATCTCCGCCGACCTTCTCGCCGAGATCCTGGACGAGGTCCGCGACGACACCTCCGGGGAGCTGGTGCCGCACCTCGGCGACTACGAGCACCCGAGTCCGGACGCCCTCGCCCTGGCGGTCTGCGACATGGACGGCCAGATCACCTCGGCCGGTGACGACGAGCTCCTGTTCGACCTGCAGTCCGCCTCCAAGCCGTTCGTCTACGCGCTCGCGCTGGACCAGAAGGGCGTCGACGAGGTCGCCGACCGGATCGGGGTGGAACCGTCGGGCGAGGCGTTCAACGAGATCTCGCTCGAGGAGGGCACGGGCCGCGCGCCCAACGCCCTGGTCAACGCCGGCGCGCTGGCGGCGCACGCGTTGGTGGGGGACGCCGACGACGACGAGGAGTCCCGTTTCGAACAGATCAGGGGGTTGTTCACCCGCCTGGTGGGCCGGGAGGTCGAGGTGGACGAGGAGATCGTCGAGATCGAGTCCCGGAGCGCCAACCGGAACCAGGCGCTGGCGCATCTGCTGGCGGAGGCGGGCAGTCTGGCGCGGGACCCTCACGAGGTGGTCTCGGGGTACAGCCACCAGTGCGCGATCCGGGTCGACAGCCGCGAGCTGGCCCACATGGCCGCGGTGCTCGCGAACCGGGGACAGGCGCTGGGAAGCGACGAGCAGATCGTGGGGCACCGGGCGGCGCGCTACGCCAACAGTGTGATGTTCACCTGCGGGATGTACGACGCGGCCGGCGACTGGGTCTACCAGGTGGGCCTGCCCGCCAAGAGCGGCGTCTCGGGCTGCCTGTTCGCCGTGGTGCCCGGCCGGCTCGGGGTGGCGGCCTTCTCGCCGCGGCTGGACGGGCACGGGAACAGCGTGCGGGCGGCGGCCGCGATCGAGGAGCTCTCGGACCGACTGCACCTGCACGTGTTGGACGAGGTGGGTGGCTACGGGTTCGATCCCGCCGCGTAG